GCAATAGTATATTCATCCTAGGATTCACcaccatttttaatttaagacattaCCTATGTTGTCTctatgttgtttgattaatgttcagattttgttcatttgtttgcacTTGTATGTACtgaaagttgtttattttctttagtgttgttattatttgatattactattatatatagtCTTCAACTGTGCTGTTATTAACATTCTTAATATAAAGTTGCAGAAATGACCCAGTGTCACAAAGTTCTGTTTCAGTGGATTCATATAATgcgttttaaactaaataaaggtgtaaacacagacacagtgtttaggatatatttaacaataattcaaactatttatttcatttaaaaacgaGTAatcctttaaaagaaaaaaaacaccattatataaaacataaaaagatTTGCAACACTTTTTTCCCTTCACCTGAAAAGTGTgtgatagtttaaataaataagaaaaatgacAGGGAAAAAACAACTCAATGATCAAATTTCAATTTTTCCATGTGATCAGCTGAGAGCAAGAAAGAAGGAATCCACAAATATCCACAATATCctggaaaaaacactgaaataacagGCTCTGTATGAGAGCTGCTCTTTGAAGAGAATAAGGCAGCTAGCCTAATTAAAAAACGATAGCTACAGTCAAATACAATAAGAATTTATTTGAGCAAAAACGAtaaaaaatcaatatattttggacagaattcagagtaaaatgtaagacattatttataaagacaggcctatagaattttttttacagtgtatgaacatgaatggcagcCGTTGTTTTTGATCTAACAGCAGCAAAACTGCATGCTGAGTTTGcgtcaggatgatgatgatacatttttgttttttttttcctttttcaaaacagttcagaacaaaacaaacaaaacaacaataaaaacaagcaaacagacatttttaaaggaacatggaaacaaaaaagacatacaagtgtcaaaggtcaccgaatacaatcttatttacattcatatttatcgTTAATATGTTGCTATGTAAAATTTTGTTAAGGGTTTCGTGTCAAAGATCAACAGGCtccaaacatatataaaatataagcaccacaatgaaattaaaacaatacttttcttcTCAACCATTTATCCCAGTATGCAGACATTTTATAGTCTTGTTGTCTCAAGGTAAATGTCAGTACTTCCATGTCATACACCTCTTTAACAATATCATACCATTCGCCTACAGATGGAGGATCTTCCTTGAGCCATTTCTTTGTAATGGCCTTTTTGCTAGTTGTTAGTAGTGTGTTAAGAAGATACACATCATTTTTGGTATTTCTGCAGAGTAAATTCACAGGTACATAATTACATTCCAGATTCAATCCCATTATTgcatttatctctttatttaaatCTTGCCAATAGGTGTGTATAATATTACAGTGTCAAAATTTGTGGTAATGATCTGCCACTACATTTCCACGTTTTCTCCAGCATTGACCATTTTTTGATCTCTAGtttgaaagtattttatttcaggtgttataaagaacctgattacatttttccaaataaattcccTTCATGAATCTGAATTAATTGTGACCATCTGTGTTTCCCAAATAGTTAACCATTcctcatttgtcatttttatattgGCTTCCCTTTCCCATTTCTGCTTCACATACATTGGTGAGTGTTGGGGAACAATAGTCTGTTACGGAGGGGGAAGAGAGGGAAGAAGGGGGAAGAGAGTgaggagaggaaaaaagagaagaaaaggaggaaaaaaagagaaagaagagaagaaaaaggGGCGGAagaggaaaatattttttatttagtttttaatttatttacaggtaaaaaaaaagtcactctgtactattaatattggattaatactacatattttattagcttttttttattttaaatatatttgcttttaagTACATTTCTGCTAAGTATAGAGAAACTACAAACTAGTTTCTTTATTGAAACAGTATTTTCTGGACTATTTCATTTTGtgcctatttaattttttgaattatACTATAGCAAAACACAACCAACTAAAGAAACAAGCAGAGAAAcagttaaaatgaccaaacatttatttaaaattagtcatagccaattatttacatttacaatataatagcTCAACAGCAGTGCAAACAAGtgcaaaagaagagaaaaaaattacaataaattaaacaaaaataaataacaacacaaaatgaaataagcaaagataatttcaattgtaaaataaatgataaaaacaaataaattagaaatttacattttttttaattataatttaaagtaaaaaaaaactacaagtaaaataaaagacccgtgaaaatatttaaatgtgaataataaaaataaacacttcaggAAGTTTCCAGGTCTTCTGAAACCGttttatttttctccttttttaattcTTTCCAACCACTGCTCCTTCGGCAATGCCTCTACAGAGGGGCAGTATATAATGCCCTTGTACTGGCTGTATCCAGTCTCCGCTGTTCTAAACTGCCCACATTTCTTACATGTATTATGCTGTACTTTGCGGGTCAGTTTACGAACGGGAGCGACAGCAGTACCAGGGGTGGATGGAATGGCAGGAGGGGCAGAAGGGAGGCCAAACCCAAAAGCCAGCATAGACCCCTGTGAGGCCACTGGCATCAGCATGACCAGTTGAGTCCCTGGTGGTGGAGCAGTAATAAGTTGCCGTTGAGCTTGCTGGATCTGAGCAGGTGGCAAAGCGGGTGGGTCTGACAAAATGGtcctttttctttttagtttagccTGGCCCACAGTGCTGCTGGGCAAGTGGTACTGGTGAGCCGGGCCTGGCTGAGGTGGTGGAGATGGGGGGCGCACATTGGCAGGCAATAGGGGGTCAGCTGCCACAGACAAGTGGCTTGGAAGTTGCAGCCCCTGCATTACAACTGCAGTGTCCtgctgtttaacttttttattatgccACTGTACCAGGGTGGTGTGACTCACATCCACCAGTTGAAGGTTAGTCTGCTTCATCACTATAGCATTGGCCAGAATGCTGCGCCTGATTTTTCTGCAGTCTGCCAGGATGAGATCCCATCTCGACACTGTGCCGGTCCCCTTCTTTTTGGGTGTTCTATGTATGGCACAGAGCCTGACAAAAATAGTCTCAACCAAGCGACAGCAATCTGGCCACTGTGCAAGTGGAGCAGAGGTGGTCAGGGCATGCCCCTTCAAACTCTCCACTCCTGGGGTAAACTCCTGCCTCTTCTTCGTGGACCTAAACCTCCCTGTGTCCAGCTTTGCTTGATGCCTGGCTGCAAACACCACCCTCTGCTTGTCATAGTCCAGCAGGTTCTGCCAAAGAGCAACAATATTGCTCACCTAAGCAGAAAAAGCACATAATACATGCCAAATGAGAAAGCAAAATGTGCAAAAGGTAAGCAAGTATGACAAGTTAAAGAGTGAACAAAGAGTGGGTTTATATTCCTTACCTGCTGGTTGGTGAGGACAAGGTAGGGCTGATTCCTCAGGTCCACAAGATAATCTGCCAGGCTGTCCACTCTGTCCATACCTGGTACACCTGAGCCATCCAcagcctaaaaaaataaaaataataattataatacacatacatacacacacacacacacacacacacacacacacacacatatatatatatatatatatatatatatatatatatatatatatatatatatatatatatatatatatatatatatatttatcaaacATAGGCACAAAACATAGATTGTTGATGTGTTAGATGCGTAAACAGAGATAGGTTACAAGATATTTACATACACCAGACTCAGATGTTGAAGTGCTTTGCTGCAACATGGAGGCAGCAACCAGGGTGGCAGAGGCATCAGGCTGGGTGGAGGGTTCAGTAGGTTGGGTGGAGTGGGCAACAGGTTGGGAGGAGGCATCAGAAAAGATTATGATTGCAGCAGGTTGGGAGGAGGAAGCATGCTGGATGGAGGAGGCAGGGGGTTGGGTGGAGACAGCAGACTGGGTGGAGGCAGAAGCAGGATAGGCAGTGGAGGCAACAGCCAGGGCAGTGGAGACAGCAGACTGGGTGGAGACAGTAGCAGGATAGGCAGTGGAGGCAACAGCCAGGGCAGTGGAGACAGCAGACTGGGTGGAGACAGTAGCAGGATAGGCAGTGGAGGCAGCAGCCAGGCCGGTGAAAACAGCAGAGGAGGTGGCAGTCAAAGTGGTGGAGGCTGGAGGGTGGAAGGAGGAGGTCGCAGCCAGGTCGGTGAAGGCTGGAGGGTGGATAGAGGAGGTAGTTGCCAGAGCGGTGGAGGCTAGAGGATGGATAGAGCAGTTAGTTGCCAGGGCGGTGGAGGCAGCAGGGTGGATGGAATAGACAGCAGCTGGGGTCATGGCAATGGGCTCAGAGGTGGGCAGGAAGTGGGAGGAGATGGAGAAGTTTGGGTCATCGGAGAGACTTGGCACAGTTATATCATATACTTCGTCCTTCCCGAAGCCCTCATCTTCTTCCCCACCTTTATCCACATCCTCCAACATTTCCTCTGTCTCCTCTGAGTCTGGGTTTAATGCCATTGGCTGTCCAGTCTGACTCAGGAGGTAGTCAACACCAAGCAGCTCTCCTACAAATGGAGAACAAAAAGACACAGACATATATGACTTATCATATTTAAAGCATTCCATAATAATACTACAAAGACTTTCAATAATATCTAGACTTCTGTATTTGCCACTCACCGCATGGTTGGCTTTGatgatgcaaataataaaaaaataaaaataaataacaatgaacacCCCCAAACCAAAAgtattatgcacatagttaagtGTAGGACATACAGGTGTATTGGGCAGGAGGCCTGAATGTTGCTATAAAAGCCTTCAGGCTGTTGGTGTTGACAGAGTGGGCCATATCCACGGAGTACGTGAGAAGGGATGCTGGCTCGCTGGTCACAGCCGCAGTCCCTCGATCCTGGTTCCACCTGTTCAGGCCTTCCAGGAGGTATAGTTGAAATTCAGTGCAATGGCACTGGTTCCTAGCAGAaaaaaagcaaattaataaaaaggcacacttttctactttttaaaaattatttaaaagttcacACATGTGAGATATGAACCTGTTCAGGTGGCAATGAAAAGACTCCAGGGATGTGGACCCTCTAGCACACCGATATTTTGTCAGGATGACCCCAGACTGTGCCTACCTCTGTATAGAGTGGCATTCCAGGCACACCCTGGATGCATCTGACATGACGTTTTTGAACACGCCAGATGTGCTCCATGCGCACCTCATCCATTAAGGGCTCACCCATAAGGTCCCTCCCATTTGCTCCCCCGAGTTCCTGCAGCAGCCTCTCAATCAGGCATATGGTGTCTTCCTCGCCACGTGTCCTCCTGCGGCAGTAACGGCTAAGATCCTTTTTGGTGATGCTTCTGTCCACCATGTCATCACTTATAGATGGCACACCCTCCtgcatcagctgtttttttttagccTGCTGCAACAGGCTGAGATCTCCTGCATCCCACTCAAAGATACAGGCGGACAGGCATCCCATAAAGGTGGGGTATAGCGGATGGGCATCAGTGGTGCAGCCCACAGCCAGCCACCTCATAAAATGCCATATGTCCAGCCTTATGTGAAGATCTGGCCATTCTCCAAACCTATTCTGCAACTTACGGGTCGCTCCCTCATTTATGCAGCAGCCACAGTCCACATGGCGGTACCGCTCCATGACACCAGCCACCATTCTGTTCAGCCCTGGCCCCTCTTGCACTGTCAGGACACTGGTCAGAATCTGGCCAATCTCATTGCTAATGGAGGTCACCCAGAGTGCTGTCCCACGTCCATGACCAGCCAACTTCTTTGTGATCTGGAATTTATAAATGTAGCAAAGCATTTATGTTCGAATTTTATCAcagccaacaataataatatggcaATAATATAGAATTTTGAGAGTCAGTGATGCATTACCTGTTTGGTAGAATGAATCTTTAATATAGTCCCAAAGATGGATGTGATGCCGGCCTTAATGTGGTCTAGCCTGGAGAGGATGTCCCTGCCATACACTGAGAGTAGCCAACAACTGGTGGGGATGTCGATGGGCTCTGGAGGCTCCTGGCAGGCCACGAGAAAAAGGCTGGGTCGATCAACAAAGTCAGAACACTCTCCAAGATAGTGTGCCAACCTCTTCAGCCATTTCTCCCCATGGTTTTCTCTCAGCTGCTTCACCAGTCGAGCCGGACTGTTGCCCAATGTCCTGTCCCGGAGCAACCTAATGACAAGGATGTCACAGGCATACCTGAAATGCGCATTGTTGTTGTAATTAATTGCAGGTAATTATTGGAGGGTCAGTGGTTTGGGTCTACATAACTACCACATTTTCTACTCTGCTATACCTACTTGCAGGTCAGAATCAGTCTGAACATTTTCTGGTGTGGCAGGTCAAGCTGGTCACGGACAATCTGACTTGTTGACAGATAGTTCAGAGAACACATAGTGCACCTGAGTGTCTCAATCAACATCAGGTAGTATCTGTCAATGTCCAGGACCTTTCGAGCCCTCTTGTGGACACCATAACCTGTCAGATTCTTGCCACAAGTTGGGCAGGAGAACCTCACCTTCCACAGGTGGTAGGGCATCCACACCATTAACCTGCAGGACTATGCTAGAAACATTCTGAAGCTAGTGGTATGTACATCCTATCAAAAACATACTAAAAGGTTTTAAGCAAGCATTAATTACACAGAAAATATTCACCATTGACAAACTTAGAGGGGGCCTTAGGAAAGACCATGGCACTGAAGCCTCAGACTGTGCACCAGTGGTGCCAGGAGCAGTGTTTAAAGCCTCAGACTGTAGGCCAATGACGCCATGAGCTGTGTCTGAAGCCTCAGACTGTGGGCCAGTGGCGCCAGAAGCTGTGTCTGAAGCCTCAGACTGTGGGCCAGTGGCGCCAGAAGCTGTGTCTGAAGCCTCAGactgtggtggtgcagtgggagaCTGGGTGTAAGTGGcaggctgcaaaaaaaaaaaaagattttaaaaaagcactaataaaaatatatatttgttgcatTATCATTAATGCCTTTTTAAATATATCACCTTACTGGTGTGAAATACACAATTGCAGGTCCTGGATCCCCCAAAGAGGGTGGTCTGTCCGCGGGCATGCATGGGACATTTCTCAATCTGAAAAGATAGATTTGAAAGATCTGAGGATTCTTTCTAACCTCTGTGTTTTGCTTTGAATACTTTAATTAATCATATCATTATTTAGAAACATTCTTCATGTAATTTAAtcacatatttattgtttttgacattgtgtacttatttttctattctatggttatttattttcatgattaGGAGATAAGAGTTTTTAACGTCAAAGCACTGATATTGTTTGCACCATTGCCAACCAATCTGCATACTACATATAATGTCATGAAGTATAAGTAATTTTGCCTTACCTTCTGATAAATGTCATACCACTTCCTCCGTCTTGGAGCTGGTCGATTGCCTGCTCCAGAAGGCCAAACACCAGAGCTGGCAAAGACTCTCAACCTGGCCATCCACTCCATATCACCCATGGCCTTGtggctttttggcttagtgctcatctgaacataaaatgtaaataaaacttaaCAAGTGCACTATTTACAATACTGTAGCCTGTTGCCTGAAACAAGCGAAAGAAAGATCACATTTCCCAGGTAATTTCTCTGCTATGGTAAAGGGATAGtactaaaaacatattaattaatagaaACATGAAATGTATAATTAATTGATAATGTTATCAGATGGGTAATTATAACACGATAACACAAtagtaaacattataataaacatttaggttcaaaagacagacatttttattattcactgTAGAATGACTGTAACACATTagttataaataactataattcATATAGCTAATTATCATTTAGTAGCAATATCATTTATAGGTACACCATTGTAGTAACAGTTATAAATCatacaaacataataaacatttagcaAAAAAAGGCAGGCAATTACagcttttaatttattcttaCAATACATTTAGCTAATGAATATTTAGCAGGAAAAAgcctatatttttgtgtaaactttatTTTGCTTTTGGCTAAGAAATACGGGGGGAGGGAGCTGTTGACGCGTCGACAAACGTTTTGATAAACACATCCaaacaactgtatatacagtatatatgcatgtatatatagatacagtTATTAATTTAAACACACAATCGAACAAAATCAATGATTTCTGCAACTGTATCAAAAGTCTGCAATGTTAAACAGGGTGCGGGGTCGTGACCTTTGACACCATGCACGTGAATTTAGGGTAActtttgttaaagttcttgtcatAAAATTATAAATCAGCGTCAGGAGGCCTAGACTGACATAACAAAAGACTACAATCGACAAAACAACTTCTATCAGTAGATATAGACATTGACAAAAATAACTTACCTTGATCGGTTATATGATGATGTGCTCTCGTCAGAAGACAGCGGAGTTGTCATTCATTTGCACGCGACGTGATTGGCTCTCATCCATTCTCACAATGGAGAGCGAGAGCGGCGATTGGCTACCATCCATTCTCACAATGGAGAGCGAGCGCAACGATTGGACGAGGAGAGAGACCGAGACAGACGATCCTGATCCAGGTAGCGcaacagagactcagactaatcaatccaactgtggtagaaacgctgaactttgtcatGATAGGTATCCAGGTGAATCCAAataaaagctgccgaaaagagagagagagaaaggtaacagaaacatcCAACATGGGGCTCAAACACacaaccctgagattaagagtctcatgctctaccgactgagctagccaggcttctaatactctcattctagtcactgttttgatcaataccttccctacctgtgtagagtttgatgctgtttttaagtcaactggaatcagTAACTTGGCCgatacaggcactggacaacaaacttctgctgaaTCCTAATGTCCTCTTGTAacgctagacagcacgtggcccaggatcattgcccagtgcacgtgttagcagttgcaaggcagagaaaagatTAGTTCGTCCcggggtgggctcgaaccaccaacatTTCAGTTAACAGCCGATCGCGCTAACTGATTgcaccacagagactcagactaactaatccaactgtggtagaaacgctgaactttgtctctaTAGGTATGCTcaatgaatccaaatgaaagctgccgaaaaagagagaaaggtaacagaaacacccaacttGGGGCTCAAAACCACGAGCCTGAGATTAAGAGTTTCATGCGCTACaaactgagctagccaggcttgtgagatgctcattcaagagaaagtcgctgttttgatcaataccttccctacctgtgtaaagtttaatggtgtttttaagtcaactggaataaaaaaaaattggccaat
This region of Danio aesculapii chromosome 4, fDanAes4.1, whole genome shotgun sequence genomic DNA includes:
- the LOC130221920 gene encoding uncharacterized protein LOC130221920, whose translation is MALNPDSEETEEMLEDVDKGGEEDEGFGKDEVYDITVPSLSDDPNFSISSHFLPTSEPIAMTPAAVYSIHPAASTALATNCSIHPLASTALATTSSIHPPAFTDLAATSSFHPPASTTLTATSSAVFTGLAAASTAYPATVSTQSAVSTALAVASTAYPATVSTQSAVSTALAVASTAYPASASTQSAVSTQPPASSIQHASSSQPAAIIIFSDASSQPVAHSTQPTEPSTQPDASATLVAASMLQQSTSTSESGAVDGSGVPGMDRVDSLADYLVDLRNQPYLVLTNQQVSNIVALWQNLLDYDKQRVVFAARHQAKLDTGRFRSTKKRQEFTPGVESLKGHALTTSAPLAQWPDCCRLVETIFVRLCAIHRTPKKKGTGTVSRWDLILADCRKIRRSILANAIVMKQTNLQLVDVSHTTLVQWHNKKVKQQDTAVVMQGLQLPSHLSVAADPLLPANVRPPSPPPQPGPAHQYHLPSSTVGQAKLKRKRTILSDPPALPPAQIQQAQRQLITAPPPGTQLVMLMPVASQGSMLAFGFGLPSAPPAIPSTPGTAVAPVRKLTRKVQHNTCKKCGQFRTAETGYSQYKGIIYCPSVEALPKEQWLERIKKGEK